Proteins encoded within one genomic window of Acidimicrobiales bacterium:
- a CDS encoding serine hydrolase domain-containing protein, producing the protein MANNDPLTAEGLARFDEVAAGHVAGGGMPGVVALVSRGEQVHVTTAGSLSIGGPPVRRDSLFRIASTTKPITGAATLALVGEGRLGLDDPIDRWLPELASPKVLRRMDGPLDDVVPAERPITVRHLLTFTMGFGMIVDMFMAPEPWPIVAAANERHLGTLGPPAPDEQADPDTWIGALGSLPLMDQPGQRWLYNTGASVLGVLLARVAGEPFPQVLHSRVFEQLGMSDTGFWAPDRDRLATAYLPTPDGLQVWDRPDGQWSRPPAFGDGAAGLVSTVDDLLALARMLLGGGAPVLAPDMVARMTSDQLTAEQKARDIKGFLAGRSWGFCQSVITEGPYAGAYGWDGGLGTSWLVDPARDLVVVVLTQRLFEAAQAPAVHADLQSAALAAAGG; encoded by the coding sequence GTGGCGAACAACGACCCCCTGACCGCCGAGGGCCTGGCCCGGTTCGACGAGGTGGCCGCCGGCCACGTCGCCGGCGGCGGGATGCCGGGTGTGGTGGCGCTGGTGAGCAGAGGCGAGCAGGTCCACGTCACCACGGCGGGATCGCTGTCGATCGGAGGTCCCCCGGTGCGGCGGGACTCGCTCTTCCGCATCGCCTCGACCACCAAGCCGATCACCGGTGCCGCCACTCTTGCTCTGGTCGGCGAGGGGCGGCTCGGTCTGGACGACCCGATCGACCGGTGGCTCCCGGAGCTCGCATCGCCCAAGGTCCTGCGGCGGATGGACGGGCCGCTGGACGATGTGGTCCCGGCCGAGCGCCCGATCACGGTCCGGCACCTGCTGACGTTCACCATGGGATTCGGGATGATCGTGGACATGTTCATGGCGCCCGAGCCGTGGCCGATCGTGGCCGCCGCCAACGAGCGACACCTCGGAACGCTCGGTCCGCCCGCGCCCGACGAGCAGGCCGACCCGGACACCTGGATCGGCGCCCTCGGGTCTCTTCCGCTGATGGACCAGCCCGGACAGCGCTGGCTCTACAACACCGGCGCGTCGGTCCTCGGGGTCCTGCTGGCCCGAGTGGCGGGAGAGCCCTTCCCCCAGGTCCTCCACAGCCGCGTGTTCGAGCAGCTGGGCATGTCCGACACCGGCTTCTGGGCGCCCGACCGGGACCGGCTGGCCACCGCCTACCTCCCGACCCCGGACGGCCTGCAGGTGTGGGACCGGCCCGACGGCCAGTGGAGCCGGCCGCCGGCGTTCGGGGACGGGGCCGCCGGCTTGGTCTCGACCGTCGACGACCTGCTGGCCCTGGCCCGGATGCTCCTCGGGGGCGGCGCCCCGGTGCTGGCGCCGGACATGGTGGCCCGGATGACGAGCGACCAGCTGACCGCCGAGCAGAAGGCCCGCGACATCAAGGGCTTCCTGGCCGGGCGCAGTTGGGGCTTCTGCCAGTCCGTGATCACCGAGGGCCCGTACGCCGGCGCCTACGGCTGGGATGGGGGGCTCGGCACGTCGTGGCTCGTCGATCCCGCCCGCGATCTCGTCGTGGTGGTCCTGACCCAGCGGCTGTTCGAGGCGGCCCAGGCCCCGGCTGTCCACGCCGACCTGCAATCGGCCGCCCTCGCCGCCGCCGGCGGCTAA
- a CDS encoding acyl-CoA dehydrogenase family protein, with translation MDFDDNPDEAAFRREAHDWLAAHAPPKDPARSGPGSGGQLDRESELEHLRQSQEWQATLYEGGWAGITWPKEYGGRGGTPIQAIIFGQEQARFDVPSGVFAQGIGMAGPTLMAHGTEDQKERFLRPMLRGDEVWCQLFSEPGAGSDLANLSTRAERDGDEFVVNGQKVWTSSAHYADWGILLARSDFDAPKHRGITYFLVDMHTPGIDVRPLRQATGAAHFNEVFLSDVRVPADQAVGPVNGGWGVTVTTLANERMLIGGGQGAGDAFGDLVQLAASCGRKGDAVARQHLAEAFIRVQLLKYLGWRVQTAISKGQQPGPESSVLKLALSRHLAATGDLVMELEGLGATLLDYDDPASGTWPRQFLGQWSSRIGGGTEQIQRNIIGERVLGLPSEPRLDKDIPFRAAAGAGV, from the coding sequence GTGGACTTCGACGACAACCCCGACGAGGCTGCCTTCCGCCGGGAGGCCCATGACTGGCTGGCGGCCCACGCTCCTCCGAAGGACCCGGCCCGCTCCGGCCCGGGCTCGGGGGGCCAGCTGGACCGCGAGAGCGAGCTCGAGCACCTCCGGCAGTCCCAGGAGTGGCAGGCGACTCTCTACGAGGGTGGGTGGGCGGGGATCACCTGGCCGAAGGAGTACGGCGGCCGGGGCGGCACGCCCATCCAGGCGATCATCTTCGGCCAGGAGCAGGCCCGCTTCGACGTGCCGTCGGGCGTCTTTGCCCAGGGCATCGGGATGGCGGGCCCCACGCTGATGGCGCACGGGACCGAGGACCAGAAGGAGCGGTTCCTCCGACCGATGCTGCGGGGGGACGAGGTGTGGTGCCAGCTGTTCTCCGAGCCGGGAGCCGGATCCGATCTCGCCAACCTCTCCACCCGCGCCGAGCGCGACGGTGACGAGTTCGTCGTCAACGGCCAGAAGGTGTGGACGTCGTCCGCCCACTACGCCGACTGGGGCATCCTCCTGGCGCGGAGCGACTTCGACGCGCCCAAGCACCGGGGGATCACCTACTTCCTCGTCGACATGCACACTCCCGGCATCGACGTCCGCCCGCTCCGCCAGGCCACGGGCGCGGCCCATTTCAACGAGGTCTTCCTCTCCGACGTGCGCGTCCCGGCCGACCAGGCCGTCGGACCGGTCAACGGCGGATGGGGCGTCACCGTCACGACCCTGGCCAACGAGCGCATGCTGATCGGAGGCGGCCAGGGCGCGGGTGACGCCTTCGGGGACCTGGTTCAGCTGGCGGCGTCGTGCGGGCGCAAGGGGGACGCCGTTGCCCGCCAGCACCTGGCCGAGGCGTTCATCCGCGTGCAGCTCCTCAAGTACCTGGGGTGGCGGGTCCAGACCGCCATATCCAAGGGCCAGCAGCCGGGGCCGGAGAGCTCGGTGCTCAAGCTGGCCCTGTCCCGACACCTGGCGGCCACGGGGGACCTGGTCATGGAGCTGGAGGGGCTGGGCGCCACCCTGCTCGACTACGACGATCCGGCCTCCGGCACCTGGCCGCGCCAGTTCCTCGGCCAGTGGAGCTCGCGCATCGGCGGCGGCACCGAGCAGATCCAGCGCAACATCATCGGGGAGCGGGTGCTCGGCCTGCCCTCCGAGCCGCGCCTCGACAAGGACATCCCGTTCCGCGCCGCCGCCGGGGCCGGGGTCTGA